A genomic stretch from Paenibacillus thermoaerophilus includes:
- the larE gene encoding ATP-dependent sacrificial sulfur transferase LarE — MATVDQQIEEKYERLGEVLRSMGKVVVAFSGGVDSAFLLKAALEFLGPDRVLAITADSETYPEREKQEAVQLARELGAKHEIVHTSELNIPGYAENPANRCYFCKNSLFDHLIPIAKERGYDHVIFGAIADDLGEHRPGLQAAHERGVRAPLLEAGIKKSEIRHLSRKFGLRTWDKPSFACLSSRIPYGEQITAQKLSMIDRAEDFLIQLGFRQVRVRQHDRLARIEVPPSELADVLAVAETVHAKLKEIGYTYVTLDLKGYRSGSLNEVLPPELNTAVR, encoded by the coding sequence AACCGTCGATCAACAGATCGAGGAGAAATACGAGCGGCTCGGAGAAGTGCTTCGTTCGATGGGCAAGGTTGTTGTTGCATTTTCCGGCGGCGTTGACAGCGCGTTTCTTCTGAAGGCGGCTTTGGAGTTTTTGGGTCCGGACCGGGTGCTGGCGATTACGGCCGACTCGGAGACGTATCCGGAGCGGGAGAAGCAGGAGGCTGTGCAGCTCGCGCGCGAGCTTGGCGCCAAGCATGAGATCGTGCACACCAGCGAGCTGAATATTCCGGGTTATGCCGAGAATCCGGCCAACCGCTGTTATTTCTGCAAAAACTCCTTGTTCGACCACTTGATTCCGATCGCCAAGGAGCGCGGTTACGATCACGTCATTTTCGGCGCGATCGCCGACGATCTCGGCGAACACCGCCCGGGTCTTCAGGCCGCGCATGAACGCGGGGTGCGGGCTCCGCTGCTCGAAGCCGGCATCAAAAAATCGGAAATCCGCCACTTGTCCCGCAAGTTCGGACTGCGCACGTGGGATAAGCCTTCGTTTGCCTGCTTGTCTTCGCGGATTCCATACGGCGAACAGATCACCGCGCAGAAGCTGTCGATGATCGACCGCGCCGAGGACTTCCTGATTCAGCTCGGCTTCCGTCAAGTTCGCGTGCGCCAGCATGACCGGTTGGCCCGCATCGAGGTGCCGCCGTCCGAGCTGGCCGATGTGCTGGCCGTAGCCGAGACGGTGCATGCGAAGCTGAAGGAGATCGGCTATACGTACGTCACCCTCGATCTCAAAGGTTACCGTTCCGGCAGCCTGAACGAGGTGCTGCCCCCGGAGCTGAACACGGCGGTTCGATAA